In Nocardia sp. NBC_00403, one DNA window encodes the following:
- a CDS encoding acetylornithine transaminase, which translates to MSEVANEVTNTAALQQRWSDALMKNYGTPKIALVRGAGAVVYDADGKRYLDFLGGIAVNSLGHGHPAILEAVTQQLGTLGHTSNIYANEPVIELAERLLAHFGDGEFGDGHGRAFFCNSGTEAVEAAFKMARLTGRRKLVACEEAFHGRTMGALALTGQPSKRTPFEPMPPGVVHVPYGDAAALAAVVDEDTAAVFLEPIMGESGVVVPPVDYLVKAREITARHGALLILDEVQTGIGRCGKFYAHQASGIVPDVITLAKGLGGGLPIGAVLATGPAADLLTPGLHGTTFGGNAVCAAAALAVLRTIDELDLLSHVESVGKRLSDGIELLEHPLVDHVRGAGLLLGIVLTDDVSAEVEARARAAGYLVNAPKPNIIRLAPPLVLTETQSDNFVADLPGILDGAAQDAKGAKG; encoded by the coding sequence ATGAGCGAAGTAGCGAACGAAGTCACCAACACTGCCGCACTACAGCAGCGGTGGTCCGACGCGTTGATGAAGAACTACGGGACGCCCAAGATCGCGCTGGTGCGCGGTGCGGGCGCGGTGGTCTACGACGCGGACGGCAAGCGCTACCTCGACTTCCTGGGCGGCATCGCGGTCAACAGCCTCGGGCACGGCCACCCCGCGATTTTGGAGGCGGTCACCCAGCAGCTCGGCACGCTCGGGCACACATCGAACATCTACGCGAACGAACCCGTGATCGAGCTGGCCGAACGGCTGCTCGCGCATTTCGGTGACGGCGAATTCGGTGACGGGCACGGCCGCGCGTTCTTCTGCAACTCCGGCACCGAAGCCGTCGAGGCCGCGTTCAAAATGGCCAGGCTGACCGGTCGGCGCAAGCTCGTCGCGTGCGAGGAGGCGTTCCACGGCCGGACCATGGGCGCGCTCGCGCTCACCGGTCAGCCGTCGAAGCGGACACCGTTCGAGCCGATGCCGCCCGGCGTCGTGCACGTGCCCTACGGTGATGCCGCGGCCTTGGCGGCCGTGGTGGACGAGGACACGGCCGCGGTCTTCCTCGAACCCATCATGGGGGAGAGCGGCGTCGTCGTGCCGCCCGTCGACTACCTGGTGAAGGCGCGCGAGATCACCGCGCGGCACGGTGCGCTGCTGATCCTCGACGAGGTGCAGACCGGCATCGGACGCTGCGGAAAGTTCTACGCGCATCAGGCTTCCGGCATCGTGCCGGATGTGATCACCCTGGCCAAGGGTCTCGGCGGCGGCCTGCCGATCGGCGCGGTGCTTGCCACCGGCCCGGCCGCCGATCTGCTGACTCCCGGACTGCACGGCACCACTTTCGGCGGTAACGCGGTCTGCGCCGCGGCCGCACTCGCCGTGCTGCGCACTATCGACGAACTGGACCTGCTCTCGCATGTCGAGTCGGTCGGCAAGCGGCTCAGCGATGGTATCGAGCTGCTCGAGCACCCGCTGGTCGACCACGTGCGTGGTGCGGGTCTGCTGCTCGGCATTGTGCTCACCGACGACGTCTCGGCCGAGGTCGAGGCCAGGGCGCGGGCGGCGGGCTATCTGGTGAACGCGCCGAAGCCCAACATCATTCGGCTCGCGCCGCCGCTGGTCCTCACCGAGACCCAGTCCGACAACTTTGTCGCCGACCTGCCCGGCATTCTGGACGGCGCCGCCCAAGATGCGAAGGGAGCCAAGGGATGA